Proteins from one Mucilaginibacter jinjuensis genomic window:
- the lpxA gene encoding acyl-ACP--UDP-N-acetylglucosamine O-acyltransferase has translation MIQPLAYIHPQAKIADNVVIEPFVTIHKDVEIGEGTWIGSNATIMEGARIGKNCRIFPGAVISGIPQDLKFKGENTLVIIGDNTTIRECVTINRGTKDHWRTEIGSNCLLMAYCHVAHDCQIGDNCIFSNNTTLAGHITIGDYVVLAGMVAIHQFCKVGSHAFVTGGSLVRKDVPPYVKAAREPLSYAGINSVGLRRRGFSEDKINEIQDIYRTLFVKNNNVSKAMEIIEADFRPTEERDEILNFITSSQRGIMKGFGNS, from the coding sequence ATGATTCAGCCATTAGCATACATACATCCACAAGCTAAAATAGCTGACAATGTGGTGATCGAGCCTTTTGTTACCATTCACAAAGATGTGGAAATTGGCGAAGGTACCTGGATCGGTTCAAACGCCACCATTATGGAAGGCGCACGCATCGGTAAAAACTGCCGCATTTTCCCGGGAGCTGTAATTTCAGGCATCCCGCAGGATTTAAAGTTTAAAGGCGAGAACACTCTGGTGATCATCGGCGATAACACTACCATCCGCGAATGCGTAACCATTAACCGGGGTACTAAAGATCACTGGCGCACCGAAATTGGTAGCAACTGTTTATTAATGGCTTATTGCCACGTAGCACACGATTGCCAGATTGGTGACAACTGTATCTTCTCAAACAATACAACCCTTGCCGGCCATATCACCATAGGCGACTATGTAGTACTGGCAGGCATGGTGGCAATACACCAGTTTTGCAAAGTGGGCTCGCATGCTTTTGTAACCGGCGGTTCGTTGGTACGTAAAGATGTGCCTCCCTATGTAAAAGCTGCACGCGAGCCACTTTCATACGCAGGTATCAACTCGGTAGGGTTACGCCGTCGTGGTTTTAGCGAAGACAAGATTAACGAGATACAGGATATTTACCGCACACTGTTTGTAAAAAATAACAACGTGAGTAAAGCCATGGAAATTATCGAAGCCGATTTCAGGCCAACTGAAGAGCGCGACGAGATCCTTAACTTCATCACCAGCTCTCAGCGCGGTATCATGAAGGGTTTTGGAAATAGTTAA
- the lpxD gene encoding UDP-3-O-(3-hydroxymyristoyl)glucosamine N-acyltransferase — protein sequence MQFTALEIGLLLNGTVEGSPEAQVNQLAKIEEATAGSLSFLANPRYEQFLYTTQASVVIVNNDLVLTEPVSATLIRVENAYSAFSVLLEKYNTLKLDKHGIEQPSFIHPSAQLGENVYIGAFSYIGPNVKIGNNSKIYPNTYLADNVTIGTDTTLFAAVKVYFDCVIGNNVIIHSGAIIGSDGFGFAPTADGTYTKVAQIGNVVIHDNVEIGSNTTIDRATMGSTIISSGVKLDNLIQIAHNVEIGANTVVASQTGISGSTKIGENVIIGGQAGIVGHISIAKGTQIQAQSGIGRSITDEGKKWAGSPAVSYASNMRSQVVVNRLPELEKKINELEKIIAELRNISI from the coding sequence ATGCAATTCACTGCACTTGAAATAGGTTTACTGCTAAACGGCACCGTAGAGGGTAGCCCCGAAGCACAGGTAAATCAGTTAGCTAAAATTGAGGAGGCCACAGCCGGCTCGCTCTCATTTTTGGCCAACCCGAGGTATGAGCAATTCTTATATACCACGCAGGCCTCTGTGGTTATTGTTAACAATGACCTCGTTTTAACTGAGCCTGTATCTGCTACTTTAATACGGGTAGAGAATGCATACAGTGCCTTTTCTGTACTGCTCGAAAAATACAACACGCTTAAGCTTGATAAGCATGGCATAGAGCAGCCAAGTTTTATACACCCAAGTGCACAACTTGGCGAAAACGTATACATAGGCGCATTCAGTTATATCGGTCCCAATGTAAAAATTGGCAACAACAGCAAAATTTATCCCAATACTTATTTAGCCGATAATGTAACTATTGGCACCGATACTACGTTATTTGCTGCAGTTAAAGTATATTTTGATTGCGTGATCGGCAATAATGTAATAATTCATTCGGGCGCTATTATTGGCAGCGACGGTTTTGGCTTTGCGCCCACAGCTGATGGCACTTACACCAAGGTTGCCCAGATTGGCAATGTGGTGATACATGATAATGTAGAGATCGGCTCCAACACTACGATCGACCGTGCAACAATGGGTTCAACCATTATCAGCAGCGGTGTTAAACTGGATAACCTGATCCAAATTGCCCATAATGTTGAAATTGGTGCCAATACCGTAGTAGCTTCACAAACCGGCATATCTGGCAGTACCAAAATTGGCGAAAACGTAATTATTGGTGGCCAGGCAGGTATTGTAGGTCACATCAGCATTGCTAAGGGCACACAAATACAGGCACAATCCGGCATTGGCCGAAGCATTACCGACGAAGGTAAAAAATGGGCAGGTTCACCGGCCGTATCTTACGCAAGTAACATGCGCTCGCAGGTGGTGGTTAACCGATTGCCCGAATTAGAAAAGAAAATTAACGAACTCGAAAAAATAATTGCTGAACTACGCAATATCAGCATATGA
- the tsaE gene encoding tRNA (adenosine(37)-N6)-threonylcarbamoyltransferase complex ATPase subunit type 1 TsaE, which yields MNSDQLTLNINSLSELNGAAIKLLDFAANQRIFLFYGDMGAGKTTFIKSLCEALGVSESVTSPTFSIVNEYRGGDATVYHFDFYRLKSQSEAFDMGYEEYFYSNAYCFIEWPEKIADLLPDHYLKVSIRAISPTSREIIAEQI from the coding sequence ATGAATTCAGATCAGCTTACGCTAAATATAAATTCTTTATCAGAGCTTAATGGCGCAGCCATTAAGCTCTTGGATTTTGCAGCCAATCAACGCATCTTCTTATTCTATGGTGATATGGGTGCGGGTAAAACTACGTTCATTAAATCGCTGTGCGAGGCTTTGGGGGTTAGCGAATCAGTAACCAGCCCAACGTTTTCTATTGTGAATGAATATCGCGGAGGCGATGCTACTGTTTACCACTTCGACTTTTATCGCCTGAAAAGCCAGAGCGAGGCTTTTGATATGGGGTACGAAGAATACTTTTATTCTAACGCCTACTGCTTTATTGAGTGGCCAGAGAAAATTGCCGATCTGCTGCCCGATCATTACCTTAAAGTCAGTATTAGGGCGATAAGCCCTACATCCCGCGAAATTATTGCCGAACAGATTTAA
- the efp gene encoding elongation factor P, with protein sequence MSKASEIKNGNILRFNGDLVQVEEFIHRTPGNLRAFYQARMRNVKSGKLVEYRFRTDEEVEIARVETSDYQYLYEDGNDLVIMDNATYEQHNVPKFLFGNGVKFLKEGMNVIVAFESDEPIMAKVPASVELEVTYTEPAVKGDTSTNALKSATVETGAEIRVPLFINIGDKVKIDTTSGAYSERVKS encoded by the coding sequence ATGTCAAAAGCATCAGAAATAAAAAATGGCAACATCCTTCGTTTTAACGGGGATTTAGTGCAGGTAGAAGAGTTTATACACCGTACACCAGGTAACTTACGTGCCTTTTACCAGGCGCGTATGCGTAACGTAAAAAGCGGCAAATTGGTTGAATACCGTTTCCGTACAGATGAAGAGGTTGAAATTGCCCGCGTAGAAACCAGCGATTACCAATACTTATACGAAGATGGTAACGACCTGGTAATTATGGACAATGCCACTTACGAACAACACAATGTGCCTAAATTTTTATTTGGCAACGGTGTTAAGTTTTTAAAAGAAGGGATGAACGTGATCGTAGCTTTCGAAAGCGATGAGCCTATCATGGCAAAAGTCCCTGCATCGGTAGAATTAGAGGTTACTTATACCGAACCTGCAGTTAAGGGTGATACTTCGACCAACGCGCTTAAATCGGCCACTGTTGAAACAGGAGCTGAGATCCGCGTACCATTGTTTATCAATATTGGCGACAAGGTTAAAATTGATACTACAAGCGGTGCTTATTCAGAGCGTGTAAAAAGTTAA
- a CDS encoding PglZ domain-containing protein, whose amino-acid sequence MQETTILWADDEIDLLKPHILLLSEKGYKVTTVTNGRDAVDAFKNSYFDLVFLDENMPGLTGLETLSEIKALNNDIPVVLITKNEEEPMMEDAIGSKIDDYLIKPVNPKQVLLTIKKLTENKRLVTEKTTMAYQQDFRQLGMTLNDNLSYQEWVDVYKKLIYWELELEKLQDSGMHEILTLQKAEANVQFSKFIEKNYLDWIKNQDKAPTLSHQLFKKKVFPKLDGGQPVFFILIDNLRYDQFKIINPIISEYFRLEEEDTYYSILPTATQYARNAIFAGLMPLDMEKRYPNMWQNDEDEGGKNLYEADFLTDHVKRAVRKETKTSYHKILNIDEGRSLNDSVNNLMNNDLNVVVYNFVDMLSHARTDMQMIRELASDDAAYRSLTLSWFEHSPLFDLLKFLSTKQVKVIITTDHGTIRVKNPSKIVGDRNTNTNLRYKQGKNLNFNAKDVFHIRNPHDAMLPKLHVSSSFVFAKSDSYFVYPNNYNQFVNFYNESFQHGGISLEEMIIPVVTYGSK is encoded by the coding sequence ATGCAGGAAACTACTATTTTATGGGCAGACGACGAAATTGATCTGCTTAAACCACATATACTGTTATTAAGCGAAAAAGGTTACAAAGTAACTACCGTAACCAACGGCCGCGATGCGGTTGACGCGTTTAAGAACAGCTATTTTGACCTGGTTTTCCTGGATGAAAATATGCCCGGCTTAACCGGCCTCGAAACATTATCGGAAATTAAAGCCCTTAATAACGACATACCGGTAGTATTAATTACTAAAAACGAAGAAGAACCGATGATGGAAGATGCCATCGGCTCAAAGATAGATGATTACCTGATTAAACCGGTAAACCCTAAGCAGGTATTATTAACCATCAAAAAGCTTACAGAGAACAAAAGGCTGGTGACCGAGAAAACCACCATGGCCTATCAGCAGGATTTTAGGCAATTGGGTATGACTCTGAATGACAACCTGAGCTACCAGGAATGGGTTGATGTTTACAAAAAGTTAATTTACTGGGAGCTTGAACTGGAGAAACTGCAAGATTCTGGCATGCATGAAATTTTGACCTTGCAAAAAGCCGAAGCCAATGTGCAGTTCTCTAAATTCATTGAGAAAAATTACCTCGACTGGATTAAAAACCAGGACAAAGCGCCTACCCTTTCGCACCAGTTATTCAAGAAAAAAGTTTTCCCTAAGCTGGATGGCGGCCAACCGGTATTTTTTATTCTGATTGATAATTTACGTTACGATCAGTTTAAGATCATTAACCCCATCATCAGCGAATATTTCAGGCTGGAGGAAGAAGATACTTATTACAGTATTTTGCCAACCGCTACACAATATGCCCGTAACGCCATATTTGCCGGTTTAATGCCGCTTGATATGGAAAAACGCTACCCTAACATGTGGCAAAATGATGAGGACGAAGGTGGCAAAAACCTATACGAGGCCGATTTTCTGACAGATCATGTAAAACGTGCTGTACGTAAAGAAACCAAAACATCATACCATAAAATTCTAAACATAGACGAAGGCAGATCACTTAATGATTCGGTTAACAACCTGATGAATAACGACCTAAACGTGGTTGTTTACAACTTTGTGGATATGCTGTCGCACGCCCGTACCGATATGCAGATGATTCGCGAATTGGCAAGTGATGATGCGGCTTACCGCTCATTAACCTTGTCGTGGTTTGAGCATTCACCTTTGTTTGATTTGTTGAAGTTTTTATCAACCAAACAGGTGAAAGTGATCATTACTACCGATCATGGAACCATCCGTGTTAAAAACCCAAGCAAAATTGTTGGCGACCGCAACACCAATACCAACCTGCGTTACAAACAAGGCAAAAACCTGAATTTTAATGCGAAGGACGTTTTCCACATTCGCAACCCGCACGATGCTATGCTTCCTAAACTGCACGTAAGTTCGAGCTTTGTGTTTGCCAAAAGCGACAGTTACTTTGTTTATCCTAATAACTATAACCAGTTTGTGAACTTCTATAATGAGTCTTTCCAGCACGGCGGGATCTCTCTGGAAGAAATGATCATCCCGGTGGTTACTTATGGAAGTAAGTAA
- a CDS encoding M16 family metallopeptidase codes for MNKHVLTFVSALAIAGTAFGQAKLVEKVTKKGNEIVIPYEKYVLPNGLTLILAEDHSDPLVHVDVTYHVGSAREEIGKSGFAHFFEHMMFEGSDNAPKGTHDKITIGNGGTNNGSTNRDRTNYYETVPNNLLEDAIWLEADRMGFLLGQVTQERFEVQRATVKNERGQNYDNRPYGLASEYTSKNLYPYGHPYSWLTIGYIEDLNRSNVNDLKNFFLRWYGPNNATLTIGGDFNPATTLKLVEKYFDAIPRCPAVQPVKVAQVSLAANRYASYTDNYARVPMLVIDYPTVPDYTKDVPALDCLAEILGQGKNSILYQNLVKKQLALQASASSQSSELAGEFMIRMVPLPGKSLADMEQLYNASLDSLEKRGVTDEDLQKFKGGITAGFINNLQSVSGKVSQLAEFQTYTGNPNKTADLLKEYAAVTKEDVMRVFHQYIKGHGAVVLSVLTKGQEQTAAKPDNYKIDSTHYNKPNYGYEGLKYTKAVDNFNRNQQPSFGPNPVTKAPQFWKKDLPSGTKVIGVQNTEVPLVTLNLTLPGGRLLEENDLSKAGISSLFATMMQEDTKNYTAEKFAIELQKLGASIRVSSDVDGMVFSVQSLKSNFAKTMALLQERLFNPLFTEAAFNRDKKQTLESFKLQKSQPANIATAVFAKLNYGSTNILGILPAGNEQTVKSISLQDIQNYYNNNITANGAKVVVVGDITEAELLPQLAFLNKLPKKDIKLVAPAPAIAVTKTKIYLVDVPKAAQTEFRVGYGTNLKYDPTGDYYKLYLMNYPLGADFTSRVNTYLRETKGWTYGASTRIVGDKYSTDYYFSSGIRANATDSALVSLMKELNNYSQNGPTAAEITNMKKAISQGDALRYETGAQKARFVARILDYNLPATYVDAQNKLISNITAEQLKATAATWIKPNQLNILLVGDKAAILPGLQKLGYDIVELNTDGDPITAQ; via the coding sequence ATGAATAAACACGTACTCACTTTTGTATCGGCATTAGCTATTGCCGGCACCGCTTTTGGCCAGGCTAAACTGGTTGAAAAAGTAACCAAAAAAGGCAACGAAATTGTAATACCGTACGAAAAGTATGTATTGCCAAATGGTTTAACGCTGATACTGGCCGAAGACCATTCAGACCCATTAGTCCACGTTGATGTAACCTATCACGTAGGATCAGCACGTGAAGAAATCGGCAAATCAGGCTTTGCACATTTCTTTGAGCACATGATGTTCGAGGGGTCTGACAATGCACCTAAAGGCACGCACGATAAGATAACCATCGGTAATGGCGGTACCAATAACGGTTCAACCAACCGCGACCGTACCAATTACTACGAAACCGTACCTAACAATTTACTGGAAGACGCCATCTGGCTCGAAGCCGACCGTATGGGCTTTTTATTAGGTCAGGTTACGCAAGAGCGTTTTGAAGTGCAACGCGCAACCGTTAAAAACGAGCGCGGCCAAAACTATGACAACCGCCCGTATGGCCTGGCATCAGAATACACCAGTAAAAACCTGTATCCTTACGGCCACCCATACTCATGGCTAACCATTGGCTATATCGAAGATTTAAACCGCAGTAATGTAAACGATTTAAAGAACTTCTTTTTACGCTGGTACGGCCCCAACAACGCAACCCTAACCATTGGAGGCGATTTTAACCCCGCTACAACACTAAAGCTGGTTGAGAAATACTTTGACGCCATTCCGCGTTGCCCGGCCGTACAGCCCGTTAAAGTGGCACAAGTAAGCTTAGCCGCTAACCGATATGCATCATATACCGATAACTACGCCCGTGTACCAATGTTGGTGATCGATTACCCAACTGTACCCGATTATACCAAAGATGTACCTGCGCTTGATTGCCTTGCCGAAATACTGGGCCAGGGCAAAAACTCTATCCTATACCAAAACCTGGTTAAAAAGCAATTGGCCTTACAGGCATCAGCATCAAGCCAGTCGTCAGAACTGGCGGGTGAGTTTATGATCCGCATGGTACCACTTCCGGGTAAGTCACTGGCAGATATGGAGCAGTTGTATAATGCATCGCTCGATTCGCTGGAGAAACGCGGCGTTACCGATGAAGACCTGCAAAAATTTAAAGGCGGTATTACAGCCGGGTTTATCAACAACCTGCAAAGTGTATCGGGCAAGGTATCACAACTGGCCGAATTTCAAACTTATACCGGCAACCCTAATAAAACCGCCGATCTGTTAAAAGAATACGCCGCCGTAACCAAAGAAGATGTGATGCGCGTATTCCATCAATACATTAAAGGCCACGGCGCTGTTGTATTAAGCGTATTAACAAAAGGCCAGGAGCAAACCGCTGCCAAGCCGGATAACTACAAAATAGATTCGACCCATTACAACAAACCAAACTATGGTTACGAAGGCTTAAAATATACCAAAGCTGTTGATAACTTCAACCGTAACCAGCAGCCTTCATTCGGCCCTAACCCGGTTACCAAAGCGCCGCAGTTCTGGAAGAAAGACCTGCCATCTGGCACTAAAGTTATCGGCGTACAAAATACCGAAGTACCATTGGTTACCTTAAATTTAACCTTACCGGGCGGCCGTTTATTAGAAGAAAACGATTTAAGCAAAGCCGGCATCTCGAGCCTTTTTGCTACCATGATGCAGGAGGATACCAAGAATTATACTGCCGAAAAATTTGCCATTGAACTGCAAAAGCTGGGTGCCAGTATCCGCGTAAGCAGCGATGTTGATGGTATGGTATTTTCTGTACAATCGCTGAAAAGCAACTTTGCCAAAACGATGGCCTTATTGCAGGAACGCTTGTTTAATCCGTTGTTTACCGAAGCTGCATTTAACCGCGATAAAAAGCAAACGCTGGAATCATTCAAGCTACAAAAATCGCAACCTGCCAATATTGCTACAGCAGTGTTCGCCAAGCTAAACTATGGTTCAACCAATATCCTCGGCATCTTACCTGCCGGCAATGAACAAACGGTTAAGAGCATCAGTCTGCAGGATATCCAGAACTATTACAACAATAATATTACCGCCAATGGTGCTAAAGTGGTTGTAGTGGGCGATATTACCGAAGCCGAGTTACTGCCTCAGCTCGCCTTCTTAAACAAGTTGCCTAAAAAGGATATTAAGCTTGTCGCGCCAGCCCCCGCCATTGCAGTAACTAAAACCAAAATCTATTTGGTTGATGTACCTAAGGCTGCTCAAACCGAATTCCGAGTTGGTTACGGCACCAATTTAAAATACGACCCAACCGGCGATTACTACAAACTATACCTGATGAACTATCCATTGGGTGCCGATTTTACCAGCCGTGTTAACACCTACCTGCGCGAAACCAAAGGCTGGACCTATGGTGCCAGTACACGTATTGTGGGTGATAAATATTCGACTGATTATTATTTCTCATCGGGCATTCGCGCCAATGCTACAGATAGTGCCTTGGTATCTTTGATGAAGGAGTTAAACAATTACAGTCAGAATGGGCCAACTGCTGCCGAGATCACTAATATGAAAAAGGCCATTAGCCAGGGTGATGCCTTGCGTTACGAAACAGGTGCGCAAAAAGCACGTTTTGTGGCTCGCATACTGGATTATAACCTGCCCGCAACCTATGTTGATGCCCAAAACAAGCTGATTTCCAATATTACTGCGGAACAGTTAAAAGCTACCGCTGCAACCTGGATTAAACCCAACCAGTTAAACATTTTATTGGTGGGCGACAAGGCTGCTATTTTACCCGGCTTGCAGAAATTAGGTTACGATATTGTTGAACTAAATACCGATGGCGACCCGATTACTGCGCAATAA
- a CDS encoding bifunctional UDP-3-O-[3-hydroxymyristoyl] N-acetylglucosamine deacetylase/3-hydroxyacyl-ACP dehydratase, which yields MNVKQRTIKTAVSVSGTGLHTGENVTMTFHPAPENHGFKFRRVDLEGAPIIDADVDNVTDTSRGTTITQNGASVSTVEHVLAALVGCELDNVLIDLNGPETPIMDGSSMPFVDTITEAGYEEQEADREYYHIPYNIHYSEPDRKVDMVAMPLDDYRFTCMVDYNSPVLGSQHASISTMSEFKKEIASCRTFCFLHELEMLLAHDLIKGGDINNAIVVVDKTIDKEELAKLAKLFNREDIDVAPQGILNNIELRHQNEPARHKLLDMIGDLALVGVPLRGHIMAARPGHAANVAFAKKIKALIKKERSRKHVKVYNPHMKPVYDTVQIMNILPHRPPMLLVDKILELTKTHVVGLKAVTMNEPFFVGHFPGAPVMPGVLQIEAMAQTGGILVLNTVPDPENWLTLFLKIENARFKDKVLPGDTLIFRCDLVAPIRRGIAQMKGIGMVGEKVVVEAELMAQIVKYKES from the coding sequence ATGAACGTAAAACAAAGAACCATTAAGACAGCGGTTTCCGTATCAGGCACAGGTTTACATACTGGTGAAAATGTAACAATGACCTTTCATCCGGCTCCCGAAAATCATGGATTCAAATTCAGACGGGTTGACCTGGAAGGCGCTCCGATCATAGATGCCGATGTTGATAACGTAACCGATACCTCACGCGGTACTACTATCACACAAAACGGCGCAAGCGTTAGTACTGTTGAACACGTATTGGCTGCCCTTGTAGGCTGTGAATTGGATAACGTGCTGATTGATCTTAATGGCCCTGAAACCCCTATCATGGATGGCAGCTCGATGCCTTTTGTTGATACCATTACCGAAGCCGGCTACGAAGAGCAGGAGGCAGATCGCGAATATTACCACATTCCATACAATATCCACTATTCTGAGCCTGATCGTAAGGTTGACATGGTTGCCATGCCGCTTGATGATTACCGCTTTACCTGTATGGTTGATTATAACTCACCGGTATTGGGTAGCCAGCATGCAAGTATCTCTACCATGTCTGAGTTTAAGAAAGAGATTGCATCATGCCGAACTTTCTGTTTCTTACACGAGCTGGAAATGCTTCTGGCCCACGATCTGATCAAAGGCGGAGATATTAACAATGCCATCGTTGTTGTTGATAAAACCATCGACAAAGAAGAACTGGCTAAACTGGCTAAATTATTTAACCGCGAAGATATTGACGTTGCCCCTCAGGGTATCTTGAACAACATTGAACTGCGCCACCAAAATGAGCCTGCGCGCCACAAGTTGTTAGACATGATTGGTGATTTAGCCCTGGTTGGTGTTCCGCTTCGCGGCCATATTATGGCAGCTCGCCCGGGCCACGCAGCAAACGTTGCTTTCGCTAAAAAGATCAAAGCTTTAATTAAAAAAGAACGCAGCCGTAAACATGTAAAGGTTTATAACCCGCACATGAAACCGGTTTACGATACCGTACAGATCATGAATATTTTGCCGCATCGCCCGCCTATGCTGCTGGTCGACAAAATATTGGAGCTTACTAAAACCCACGTAGTAGGTTTAAAAGCTGTTACCATGAACGAGCCTTTCTTTGTTGGCCACTTCCCTGGTGCACCGGTTATGCCGGGTGTGTTACAGATAGAAGCGATGGCACAAACAGGCGGTATCCTGGTATTAAATACCGTACCCGATCCTGAAAACTGGTTAACGCTTTTCCTTAAAATTGAGAATGCCCGTTTTAAAGACAAAGTATTGCCTGGCGATACACTCATTTTCAGATGCGATCTTGTGGCCCCTATCCGCCGTGGTATTGCACAAATGAAAGGTATCGGTATGGTAGGAGAGAAAGTTGTAGTAGAAGCCGAATTAATGGCTCAGATCGTTAAATATAAAGAATCATGA
- a CDS encoding ABC transporter ATP-binding protein, whose amino-acid sequence MQITLEDTGRRFNRDWIFKNISYTFTSGNSYAILGSNGSGKSTLLQILNGSLGPSKGKITYTLNGAVIPTEAIYEHLSLAAPYLELIEDFSLNEMIDFHFKFKPLLPNISKQDVIALLNLSTNANKLIKYFSSGMKQRLKLVLAFCSDTPILMLDEPTSNLDTQGIEWYRDLVQQFSAGRLTIVCSNQLHEYDFCQNQLNIADYKAQPVTQ is encoded by the coding sequence ATACAAATAACCCTCGAAGACACCGGCCGCCGCTTTAACCGCGACTGGATCTTCAAAAACATTAGCTACACATTTACATCGGGTAATAGCTATGCAATACTGGGTTCTAATGGTTCGGGAAAATCAACCCTGCTGCAAATTCTTAATGGCAGTTTAGGCCCATCAAAGGGTAAAATAACTTACACACTTAACGGTGCGGTAATCCCCACAGAAGCTATCTATGAGCACCTGAGTCTGGCCGCACCCTACCTGGAACTGATCGAGGATTTTTCGTTGAATGAAATGATCGACTTTCATTTCAAATTCAAACCCCTGTTACCCAATATCAGCAAACAGGATGTTATTGCGCTGCTCAACCTCAGTACCAACGCCAATAAACTCATCAAATACTTTTCGTCGGGCATGAAACAACGCCTTAAACTGGTTCTGGCATTCTGCTCCGATACACCGATTTTGATGCTGGATGAACCTACATCAAACCTCGATACGCAAGGTATAGAATGGTACCGCGATCTGGTTCAGCAATTCTCTGCTGGTCGACTCACTATCGTTTGCTCAAATCAACTTCATGAGTACGATTTCTGTCAAAATCAGCTCAATATTGCAGATTATAAGGCTCAACCTGTAACACAATAG
- a CDS encoding HD domain-containing protein, whose product MNKKKIINDPVYGFISIPTELVFDLIEHPYFQRLRYIKQLGMTHLVYPGALHTRFHHALGAMHLMSMAVETLCNKGHIITPEEQEAVTIAILLHDIGHGPFSHALEKSIVQGITHEDISELLMDRLNKTFGGRLTMAIEIFNNTYPKQFLHQLVSSQLDMDRMDYLNRDSFFTGVSEGVISSDRIIKMLNVADDYIVVEKKGIYSIEKFLIARRLMYWQVYLHKTVVSGEHLLGKILKRARELALQGAQLFSTPALNHFLVNSISKEMFMQDERHIKTFTCLDDTDIMAAVKVWMNHSDKVLAMLCTNFIHRHLYHVDITNHPADDAFIKKLTASAVKKYGISEADASYFVFTETISNYAYKLDEGNILILMNNGETRDITKASDNLNLEALAKPVEKYILCYTKDLI is encoded by the coding sequence TTGAATAAAAAGAAAATTATCAACGATCCGGTTTACGGGTTTATATCCATACCCACCGAATTAGTATTCGACCTGATTGAGCATCCTTATTTTCAACGGTTAAGATACATTAAACAATTGGGAATGACGCACCTGGTTTATCCGGGCGCACTGCATACCCGTTTTCACCATGCCCTGGGCGCAATGCACCTCATGAGCATGGCGGTTGAAACCCTCTGCAACAAAGGCCACATCATCACTCCCGAAGAGCAGGAAGCCGTTACCATTGCCATTTTACTGCACGATATTGGCCACGGCCCATTCTCGCACGCTTTAGAGAAAAGCATAGTACAAGGCATAACGCACGAGGATATTTCTGAACTGCTGATGGACCGGCTGAATAAAACTTTTGGAGGCCGCCTCACCATGGCTATCGAAATATTTAATAACACCTATCCAAAGCAGTTTCTTCATCAGCTGGTATCGAGCCAGTTGGATATGGACAGGATGGACTATCTGAACCGCGACAGCTTTTTTACCGGTGTATCAGAAGGCGTGATCAGCTCTGACAGGATCATTAAAATGCTGAACGTTGCCGATGATTATATTGTGGTAGAGAAAAAGGGGATTTACTCGATCGAGAAATTCTTGATTGCGCGGCGGTTAATGTACTGGCAGGTATATCTCCACAAAACCGTAGTATCGGGCGAGCATTTGCTAGGTAAAATACTAAAACGTGCCAGGGAGCTTGCATTACAGGGCGCACAACTTTTTTCTACACCTGCATTAAACCATTTCCTGGTAAATAGTATCAGTAAGGAAATGTTTATGCAAGATGAGCGCCATATTAAAACGTTTACCTGTTTGGATGATACTGATATTATGGCGGCCGTAAAAGTCTGGATGAACCATAGCGATAAAGTATTAGCAATGCTTTGCACTAATTTTATACACAGGCACCTGTATCATGTTGATATTACCAACCACCCGGCAGATGATGCTTTTATAAAAAAGTTAACTGCCAGTGCTGTTAAAAAATATGGCATCAGCGAAGCCGACGCTTCTTATTTTGTATTTACAGAAACCATCAGCAATTATGCCTATAAGCTTGATGAAGGCAATATTTTAATACTGATGAATAACGGCGAAACGCGCGATATTACCAAAGCAAGCGACAATTTAAACCTCGAAGCTTTGGCCAAACCGGTTGAAAAATATATATTATGTTATACCAAAGACCTGATATAA